A stretch of the Vulcanisaeta souniana JCM 11219 genome encodes the following:
- a CDS encoding archaemetzincin family Zn-dependent metalloprotease: protein MKKILILTEVELPGDFPTQVEHYLDNLVQVETRNTDFEGLKSQFRDVRRGQIRADALLNYLEPRVRGYEGFDRIVLVINDDGYVEGLNFVFGVTKIGGALALVFTKRLHGEQSLHIARILKEVLHELGHTFGLDHCTDPRCVMYFSNTIEDTDRKGPGYCQKCMARLRSLLR, encoded by the coding sequence ATGAAAAAGATCCTCATATTAACAGAGGTTGAGCTTCCGGGCGACTTCCCTACGCAAGTCGAGCATTACCTAGATAATCTAGTCCAAGTTGAGACGCGGAATACGGACTTCGAGGGATTAAAGTCGCAATTCAGGGACGTAAGGAGGGGCCAGATAAGGGCTGATGCATTACTCAATTACCTCGAGCCCAGGGTAAGGGGTTATGAAGGCTTTGACAGGATAGTGCTTGTGATAAATGATGACGGTTACGTGGAAGGACTCAATTTCGTATTCGGTGTTACAAAGATAGGTGGGGCACTAGCCTTGGTGTTCACGAAGAGACTACATGGAGAACAATCACTTCACATCGCAAGAATACTTAAGGAGGTACTCCACGAGCTAGGGCACACCTTCGGGCTAGACCACTGCACAGACCCCAGGTGCGTCATGTACTTCAGCAACACAATAGAGGACACAGACAGAAAAGGACCAGGATACTGCCAAAAATGTATGGCAAGGTTACGTTCACTATTACGTTAA
- the cobA gene encoding uroporphyrinogen-III C-methyltransferase, whose product MVGKVVIAGGGPGDEGLLTLKCIEVIGSADVIIYDRLIPKSALRYARPGTELIYAGKEPGKHAMEEDEIIRIMIREASNGRLVLRLHGGDAFLFGRGFEECIAVLSVGIPCEVIPGVTSAIAAPETYLIPPVLRGISSSVAIVTGMEDPRKGRAFVNFRELAKAVNTIIILMGASRINEIARELIEGGIDPGTYVAIITRAYMEDSKVMITTVSKLTTGQINVENPSVIVVGDVVREGLKAMKKAGINFESNT is encoded by the coding sequence ATGGTTGGTAAAGTTGTGATAGCTGGAGGCGGACCTGGAGATGAGGGATTACTAACACTGAAGTGCATTGAGGTAATAGGAAGTGCTGATGTCATAATTTATGATAGGTTAATACCCAAGTCTGCCTTGAGGTATGCACGGCCAGGTACGGAATTAATATACGCAGGTAAGGAACCGGGAAAGCATGCGATGGAGGAGGACGAGATAATAAGGATCATGATACGCGAGGCAAGCAATGGTAGGTTAGTGCTTAGGCTCCATGGTGGGGATGCATTCCTCTTTGGCCGAGGTTTCGAGGAGTGCATCGCAGTGCTAAGCGTCGGTATACCCTGTGAGGTAATACCCGGCGTAACATCAGCCATAGCCGCGCCGGAGACTTACCTAATACCACCCGTACTACGCGGTATTTCCAGTTCAGTAGCCATAGTGACGGGTATGGAGGACCCCAGGAAGGGCAGGGCATTCGTAAACTTCAGAGAATTAGCTAAGGCAGTTAACACAATCATAATACTGATGGGTGCATCAAGAATAAATGAAATAGCTAGGGAATTGATTGAGGGAGGCATCGACCCTGGCACCTATGTGGCGATAATAACGAGGGCATACATGGAGGATAGCAAGGTCATGATAACAACAGTTAGTAAATTAACCACGGGGCAGATCAATGTGGAAAACCCTTCGGTAATAGTGGTGGGGGATGTTGTACGTGAGGGGCTGAAGGCCATGAAAAAAGCCGGAATAAACTTCGAATCAAATACTTAA
- a CDS encoding 6-pyruvoyl trahydropterin synthase family protein: MVENTCLSMRFMFSGAHRVRFSGVYGNVHGHNYDVTIRLCVDGRSMLVIDIDRVRQEVQGIINSFEGKYIKSSKEELQGLAPGEFVEIPCMPEGATGECVAWYFMDRILEILRRMGINETTETQVIVCDSPINCFEARSS, translated from the coding sequence GTGGTTGAGAATACCTGCCTGTCAATGAGGTTCATGTTCTCTGGTGCGCATAGGGTTAGGTTTAGTGGCGTTTATGGTAATGTGCATGGGCATAATTACGATGTGACCATAAGGCTGTGTGTTGATGGAAGGAGTATGCTCGTGATTGATATTGATAGGGTTAGGCAGGAGGTTCAGGGCATAATTAATTCCTTCGAGGGAAAGTACATAAAGTCCAGCAAGGAGGAGTTACAGGGCTTGGCACCCGGTGAATTCGTTGAGATCCCCTGTATGCCTGAGGGCGCCACTGGGGAGTGCGTTGCTTGGTACTTCATGGATAGGATCCTTGAGATACTAAGGCGTATGGGTATTAATGAGACCACTGAGACCCAGGTTATTGTGTGCGACTCGCCTATAAATTGCTTTGAGGCTAGATCCTCTTGA
- a CDS encoding vWA domain-containing protein yields the protein MPGILANVDYEESLTRYRIREVLIEARKHSIGYIDKMKQGVLADSFYVHYRQPILRMPIGNEDMETSLWRFVVSTYIRSEAYSDVSRITKLNGRLSRVMALKLLKVYNSILSKMDRNEAFRQMVESAMDQNNSSSRENRMNLEREVRSLINFYVGNMKKVSETVNKVRALFGDSVGHEIADILLSTDIDPYRLRLISMLNSLIRLIVDTRYTVDVVEDIDAERVGTVGGVKRMTRASELRDMIPSERMLMKFAKPIFAYKLSVGNVLVRERRAIKKPKIYMLIDKSGSMFYTVNINIFEVGAISKITWATALAVILAMKGGSLAVRFFDQQAYPILTNKKDIVRMLLSLIPLGGTDITNAVGVAIQDAVNKPSLREYKLVVITDGEDDNIDPSVFNKAKAVFKSVKALLVGGENGIIEDNIDTIRIQELTSESLSHAIKRI from the coding sequence GTGCCAGGTATTCTAGCTAATGTTGATTACGAGGAATCACTAACGAGATATAGGATTAGGGAGGTCCTTATTGAGGCCCGTAAACACTCAATAGGTTACATAGATAAGATGAAGCAGGGAGTGCTAGCGGACTCATTTTACGTACACTACAGGCAACCAATACTAAGGATGCCCATTGGGAATGAGGATATGGAAACGTCACTATGGAGGTTCGTGGTATCCACGTACATAAGGAGCGAAGCCTATAGCGATGTTTCCAGGATAACGAAGCTAAACGGCAGGCTCTCAAGGGTCATGGCACTCAAGCTACTCAAGGTTTACAACAGTATCCTGAGTAAGATGGATAGAAACGAAGCCTTTAGGCAAATGGTTGAGTCAGCCATGGATCAAAACAACAGCTCATCAAGGGAGAATAGGATGAACCTTGAGCGGGAGGTTCGTTCACTAATTAACTTCTACGTTGGCAACATGAAGAAGGTCAGTGAGACAGTTAATAAGGTTAGGGCACTCTTCGGAGACTCCGTAGGCCATGAAATAGCCGACATACTGCTAAGCACCGACATAGACCCATACAGGCTTAGGCTCATTTCCATGCTCAACTCACTGATTAGGCTAATCGTGGATACCAGATATACTGTGGATGTTGTTGAGGACATAGATGCGGAACGCGTTGGTACCGTTGGCGGCGTTAAGCGGATGACGAGAGCCTCGGAACTCAGGGACATGATACCAAGCGAGAGGATGCTCATGAAATTCGCCAAACCAATCTTTGCATACAAGCTATCCGTGGGCAACGTACTGGTTAGGGAGAGAAGAGCCATTAAGAAACCCAAGATATACATGCTCATTGACAAGAGCGGTTCCATGTTCTACACAGTTAACATAAACATATTTGAAGTGGGCGCCATTAGTAAGATTACCTGGGCCACGGCCCTGGCCGTAATACTGGCCATGAAGGGTGGTAGTCTAGCCGTCAGATTCTTCGATCAACAGGCATACCCAATACTAACCAACAAGAAGGATATAGTACGGATGTTACTCTCATTAATACCATTGGGTGGTACTGACATAACAAACGCAGTGGGTGTGGCGATCCAGGATGCAGTGAACAAGCCGTCACTAAGGGAGTACAAGCTGGTCGTAATAACCGATGGTGAAGACGACAACATAGATCCATCAGTATTCAACAAGGCAAAGGCCGTATTCAAGTCCGTCAAGGCGCTATTGGTCGGTGGTGAAAACGGCATTATTGAGGACAACATAGATACAATAAGGATCCAGGAATTAACCAGCGAGAGCCTATCGCATGCCATCAAGAGGATCTAG
- a CDS encoding amidohydrolase family protein, whose protein sequence is MRRLSFKSSIALVGQDLVPVRDAVIDVADGEITGIGKTPGNVNIIDLGNVILMPQLTNAHVHVLDYFLMGLYGKYYIDDVVGAPYGLKYYYLRRIKPNSLRVGLANVFRRIRDYGVGCLLTIIEYGAVFTDIVIEEAKRVGLCIVPLAEPSSFRVYVKPEEEEDVDERFEEEVRQFTDRGFGISLISPLNYSMAELRLASKLTGSRGGLISIHVSETEDTYLDGDLNRALGTLVTGNTLFVHLTQLNDDDVMKLPMRPVAVCPWSNMEFIGKLPKIGIMTKRGLRPLLGTDNVALVEPNPWEEMKLLRVIMAGTELRPIEILKMATSWAWSWGLGYVISEGAQMRGLAMRIGYENLSMDYVHDYVVTRISTKDITYMINGQEVIEIK, encoded by the coding sequence ATGCGTAGGTTGAGCTTTAAGTCCTCGATAGCGTTGGTGGGCCAGGACCTGGTTCCTGTCAGGGATGCCGTCATTGATGTTGCAGACGGCGAAATAACGGGTATCGGTAAAACCCCAGGTAACGTAAACATTATTGACCTGGGTAACGTAATATTAATGCCTCAATTAACCAATGCCCATGTACACGTACTTGATTACTTCCTAATGGGACTATACGGAAAATACTACATTGATGATGTTGTTGGCGCACCATATGGCCTGAAGTACTATTATCTACGAAGAATCAAACCAAACTCACTAAGAGTGGGATTGGCAAATGTCTTCCGTAGGATCAGGGATTATGGAGTTGGCTGTTTATTGACGATTATTGAGTACGGGGCTGTATTTACCGACATAGTCATCGAGGAGGCAAAGAGGGTAGGACTATGCATCGTTCCCCTGGCTGAGCCCAGCTCCTTCAGGGTTTATGTTAAACCTGAGGAGGAGGAGGATGTCGATGAGAGGTTTGAGGAGGAAGTAAGGCAATTCACTGATAGGGGGTTTGGCATATCATTGATATCACCACTTAACTATTCAATGGCTGAATTAAGGCTTGCGTCTAAACTCACTGGCTCACGGGGAGGGTTAATAAGTATCCACGTCTCAGAGACCGAGGACACCTACCTAGATGGAGACTTGAACAGGGCCCTAGGCACCCTAGTAACCGGTAACACCCTCTTTGTTCATTTAACGCAGTTAAATGATGATGACGTGATGAAACTGCCAATGCGACCTGTGGCTGTATGCCCATGGTCCAATATGGAATTCATAGGCAAGTTGCCGAAGATTGGAATAATGACAAAGAGGGGCTTAAGGCCTTTGCTTGGTACCGATAACGTTGCCCTGGTTGAACCTAATCCCTGGGAAGAAATGAAATTACTCAGGGTTATTATGGCAGGTACTGAATTGAGACCCATCGAGATCCTTAAGATGGCTACTTCATGGGCTTGGTCATGGGGGCTTGGTTACGTAATAAGCGAGGGCGCCCAAATGAGGGGCTTAGCCATGCGAATTGGTTATGAGAATCTGAGTATGGATTATGTACATGATTATGTGGTGACCCGGATATCAACAAAGGACATTACTTACATGATTAATGGACAAGAAGTGATAGAAATTAAGTAA
- a CDS encoding glycoside hydrolase: protein MSIELTTNKVLYEPNEDISINIVARGLMGGEDIELMIIKDSREVIKRMMQVIPPESEIVDYIRLSEGGVYEIIAKCCGIESKTPILVAERPESPVRFVMVFHNHQPIHKYPNGVYHGPWAFQHTWSPEFYPLYDVGPYLLHARLVNRYRVSITYNLSPSLLWQWNDLINNGVFIEGKDSIEYMGPWDSRAVLIKEALNTYSKLASDGVIEVLTSFLAHPIAGYLIEKYGINELLRWELSMGKEITKKVLGIKAIGMWLPELYFSERLRDILCNEGIEYVVLDGVYHLGENIKDRGSLYRIYRHDCLAILFRDTALSDLLSFQLNKASNAQEADVNARRLIIELMMRANYAKNGTITMALDGENWMILPSPNPYAALLLEKILMYLSRSKADGYIMPIKPSTLIKEANEEVREIPTTSWLGSPTKWVTERADVQSRLWTIVQIAISKWRIYEEVFGEDEDLMMSLAMALDSDYYWAEFVNIEHVGKWAYYTIKKVDDSLDSLAMKIQQKDNRTELMVSNRWFKDANLIIGIEMPESYMEQGIKIPVNSSEYVKLNGLSNITVSILTPKTRTLIKKPIRIWV, encoded by the coding sequence GTGTCGATAGAGTTAACAACAAATAAGGTGCTTTATGAACCCAATGAGGATATATCCATAAACATAGTAGCCAGGGGGCTAATGGGTGGGGAGGACATAGAACTAATGATAATCAAGGATTCGCGGGAAGTAATAAAAAGAATGATGCAGGTAATACCCCCTGAGTCAGAGATAGTGGATTACATAAGGTTAAGTGAAGGTGGGGTTTATGAAATAATCGCCAAGTGCTGCGGAATTGAAAGCAAGACACCCATACTCGTAGCAGAGAGACCGGAGTCGCCCGTGAGGTTCGTCATGGTCTTTCATAACCATCAACCGATCCATAAGTACCCCAACGGTGTATATCACGGACCCTGGGCATTCCAACACACCTGGTCCCCAGAGTTCTATCCACTTTATGATGTAGGTCCTTACCTATTACACGCTAGGTTGGTGAATAGGTACAGGGTCTCCATAACGTATAACCTAAGCCCAAGCCTACTATGGCAATGGAACGATTTAATAAACAACGGGGTCTTCATTGAGGGTAAGGACTCCATTGAGTATATGGGTCCCTGGGACTCACGGGCAGTCCTAATCAAGGAGGCCCTTAATACCTACTCTAAGTTGGCTAGTGACGGCGTTATAGAGGTACTAACAAGTTTTCTTGCGCATCCAATAGCAGGCTACCTAATTGAGAAATACGGTATAAATGAACTGCTCCGGTGGGAATTGAGCATGGGGAAAGAGATCACCAAGAAGGTGCTGGGCATTAAGGCCATTGGCATGTGGCTACCCGAGTTATACTTTTCTGAGAGGTTGAGGGATATACTGTGTAACGAGGGCATTGAGTATGTGGTACTTGATGGTGTTTATCACCTTGGTGAGAACATTAAGGATAGAGGTTCACTCTATAGGATTTATAGACATGATTGCTTGGCAATACTCTTCCGAGACACCGCACTTAGTGATTTATTGAGTTTTCAATTAAATAAGGCGAGTAATGCGCAGGAAGCTGATGTCAATGCGCGGAGATTAATAATTGAACTTATGATGAGGGCCAACTACGCCAAAAACGGCACCATAACGATGGCGCTAGATGGCGAAAACTGGATGATATTACCATCACCAAATCCATACGCAGCCCTACTCCTTGAGAAAATACTCATGTATCTATCACGCTCTAAGGCAGATGGTTATATAATGCCCATAAAGCCGTCAACATTAATTAAGGAAGCCAATGAGGAAGTTAGGGAAATACCAACAACCTCGTGGCTGGGTTCACCCACGAAGTGGGTTACCGAAAGAGCCGATGTTCAATCGAGGCTTTGGACCATAGTTCAAATAGCCATAAGTAAGTGGAGGATTTATGAGGAGGTCTTCGGTGAGGATGAGGATTTAATGATGTCCCTAGCAATGGCCCTGGATAGTGATTACTACTGGGCTGAGTTTGTTAACATTGAACATGTTGGCAAGTGGGCCTACTATACCATAAAGAAGGTGGATGATTCCCTTGATTCGCTGGCCATGAAGATACAACAGAAGGATAATCGTACAGAACTCATGGTCAGTAATAGGTGGTTTAAAGACGCTAACTTAATAATAGGGATTGAGATGCCTGAATCATACATGGAGCAAGGCATTAAGATCCCTGTTAACTCGTCAGAGTATGTAAAATTAAATGGACTTAGTAACATCACCGTATCAATACTGACGCCAAAAACGAGAACACTAATCAAAAAGCCAATTAGAATCTGGGTTTAA
- a CDS encoding glycosyltransferase, which produces MVKVLHITTEYPPHRTVGSLAIQVRDLVIKLSSNHEIYLVHPAGFEGSYMDGNIRICTVIDRWFSDVVAYMHFLLVEVLSRIPYVIPRDMELIHAHDWIASVIARVISQRLKVPYIASVYSTEPLRSGNAMNLINLTIRDWEKYAFSSANYAIAHNRPTYESLGRDYGINAMEAKSIDDIEAIYKDISHQRVHHGQSVVSSSRT; this is translated from the coding sequence GTGGTTAAGGTACTCCATATTACCACTGAGTATCCGCCGCATAGAACCGTAGGATCATTAGCAATCCAAGTTAGGGATTTGGTGATCAAATTATCAAGTAATCACGAAATCTATCTGGTGCACCCGGCAGGTTTTGAGGGTAGTTACATGGATGGGAACATACGCATATGTACGGTAATAGATAGGTGGTTCAGTGATGTTGTTGCCTACATGCATTTCCTACTCGTTGAAGTTCTGTCCAGGATACCATATGTGATACCTAGGGACATGGAGCTTATTCATGCCCATGACTGGATAGCCTCAGTGATAGCCAGGGTTATCTCCCAAAGGCTTAAGGTACCCTACATAGCCAGTGTATACTCAACTGAACCACTTAGATCCGGCAACGCCATGAACCTAATAAACCTAACAATAAGGGATTGGGAAAAATATGCCTTTTCCTCGGCAAATTACGCGATCGCTCACAATAGACCCACATATGAATCCCTGGGTAGGGATTATGGTATAAATGCCATGGAAGCAAAGTCAATTGATGATATTGAAGCGATATATAAAGATATCAGCCACCAACGCGTACATCATGGTCAGTCCGTCGTCAGTTCATCACGCACATAA
- the cobB gene encoding NAD-dependent protein deacetylase: MNETQCNSENVERAADILVNAHHAIAFTGAGISTESGIPDFRGPQGLWRQYNPEIATIDYFLQHPKEFWLFYRMRLSTLFTAKPNRAHIALAELEKMGIIKTIITQNIDGLHQAAGSNNVIELHGTMRRAVCLACGHTYPMDAVIKKIDSGQVPPLCDGCGGILKPDTVLFGESVKDFERARELALMSDAVLVVGSSLSVYPAAYIPLFVKEMGGKVIIVNMEPTELDYIADVIIQCKAGDAMSLLLDAVKKKLSMK; the protein is encoded by the coding sequence ATGAATGAGACACAGTGCAATAGTGAAAACGTAGAGAGGGCGGCGGATATCCTAGTAAATGCTCATCATGCAATTGCCTTTACAGGCGCTGGAATCTCCACGGAGTCAGGCATACCTGACTTCAGGGGTCCTCAAGGGCTGTGGAGACAGTACAACCCGGAGATCGCCACGATAGATTATTTCCTACAACACCCCAAGGAGTTCTGGTTGTTTTACAGGATGAGATTGAGTACGTTATTCACGGCAAAACCAAACAGGGCGCATATAGCACTGGCGGAACTTGAGAAAATGGGAATAATAAAGACCATAATCACGCAGAATATCGATGGTCTTCACCAGGCGGCTGGTTCTAATAATGTAATTGAGCTTCACGGCACCATGAGGAGAGCCGTATGCCTTGCATGCGGTCATACATACCCAATGGATGCAGTGATTAAGAAGATAGATAGTGGGCAAGTACCACCGCTCTGTGATGGATGCGGTGGTATTCTTAAGCCTGATACTGTATTGTTTGGTGAGTCCGTGAAGGATTTCGAAAGAGCCAGGGAGTTGGCTCTCATGAGCGATGCTGTTCTTGTGGTTGGTTCCTCACTATCTGTCTATCCAGCTGCATACATACCGTTGTTTGTTAAGGAGATGGGTGGCAAGGTGATCATAGTTAATATGGAGCCCACGGAGCTTGATTATATAGCTGATGTGATTATTCAATGCAAGGCTGGGGATGCAATGTCACTACTACTCGATGCCGTTAAGAAAAAACTCAGTATGAAATGA
- a CDS encoding M16 family metallopeptidase gives MEYHVLDNGLRLIMNRTEAPTVGIAVGVGIGSIYEDKNMRGISHFAEHVVYRAHPNIDLEIEGLGGVSDAYTERTLTMYLFEIIPSELENLLRLIYRLLSNRKIDSEDLEKERQVILSEIKMRNDDPGTLIYDLGPKSLFGDSDYGDPVIGTDESVSSIMVKDLMDFLESYYTPDNTVISIWGPIGMPTNKITEIFSGWSGKSKRKKTPTMGRGAPIVIRKSVDSAYLSYSWYRYFNNQDPYMAMVKSSLLDFHLVSGLSSYLLSRFRKGGLTYAIDADRDFLPNAYYYQIVISAINEKSIDMVKEELTNALLNINEIFNDEDYLRKRLRYFRYLMSDYMRRPLQIAESMTYMELKLGKHNIEEFNKSLETNFKMPLDDLLSNGIWSLIIPE, from the coding sequence ATGGAGTACCACGTCCTAGATAATGGACTTAGGCTAATTATGAATAGGACCGAGGCGCCCACTGTAGGTATAGCCGTTGGTGTTGGTATCGGCTCGATATACGAAGACAAAAACATGAGGGGTATAAGTCATTTCGCTGAGCACGTTGTTTACAGGGCTCATCCTAACATTGATCTAGAAATAGAGGGACTGGGTGGTGTATCTGATGCCTATACTGAGCGTACATTAACCATGTACTTGTTCGAAATTATACCAAGTGAACTAGAAAACCTGCTGAGACTAATCTATAGGTTACTTAGTAATAGAAAAATAGATAGTGAAGACCTGGAGAAGGAGAGGCAGGTAATTTTGTCGGAAATTAAGATGAGGAATGATGATCCCGGTACCTTGATCTATGACCTAGGTCCTAAATCGTTATTTGGTGATAGTGACTATGGCGACCCAGTCATTGGTACTGACGAAAGTGTTTCCTCTATAATGGTTAAGGACCTAATGGATTTCCTGGAGTCATATTATACGCCAGATAATACTGTAATTAGTATTTGGGGTCCTATAGGCATGCCAACTAATAAGATAACTGAAATATTCAGTGGATGGAGCGGTAAATCAAAACGCAAGAAGACGCCAACGATGGGTAGGGGAGCGCCAATAGTCATCAGAAAATCAGTGGATTCCGCCTATTTATCTTATTCCTGGTACAGGTATTTTAATAATCAGGATCCGTATATGGCTATGGTTAAGTCATCATTACTGGATTTCCATTTAGTAAGTGGGCTTAGCTCATACTTATTGTCTAGGTTCAGAAAAGGCGGCTTGACGTATGCAATAGACGCAGATAGGGATTTCCTGCCTAACGCATATTATTATCAAATAGTCATATCTGCAATTAACGAGAAAAGCATTGACATGGTTAAGGAGGAATTAACTAATGCCCTCCTGAACATTAACGAGATCTTTAATGACGAAGACTACCTAAGAAAGAGACTAAGGTACTTCAGGTACTTAATGAGCGATTACATGAGAAGACCTCTTCAAATAGCAGAGTCAATGACTTACATGGAACTAAAGTTGGGTAAACATAATATCGAGGAATTTAATAAATCGCTGGAGACTAACTTCAAGATGCCACTGGATGATTTATTGAGCAATGGTATATGGTCCCTAATAATCCCAGAGTAA
- the metG gene encoding methionine--tRNA ligase subunit beta — protein MSAEIITRADFEKVVLKVGKVIHAERIQGSKKLLRLVVDIGDERRQIITGLAEFYKPEDLINKYVVVVANLENRKIFGYDSQGMILASCDEKNPTIITIDKPQDEQIGKRVC, from the coding sequence GTGTCCGCAGAAATAATAACAAGGGCAGATTTTGAAAAAGTCGTGCTTAAGGTTGGTAAGGTGATACATGCAGAGAGGATTCAGGGATCAAAGAAGCTCCTAAGACTAGTTGTTGACATAGGTGATGAGAGGAGGCAAATAATTACTGGGCTTGCCGAGTTCTACAAACCTGAGGACTTAATTAATAAGTACGTTGTGGTTGTGGCTAACCTGGAGAACAGGAAGATCTTTGGTTATGATAGCCAGGGGATGATACTTGCATCATGTGATGAGAAGAACCCCACTATAATAACAATCGATAAGCCACAGGACGAACAAATAGGCAAGAGGGTTTGCTAA
- a CDS encoding DUF1947 domain-containing protein yields MVKRYFLSNKDIKELSNAVGELGSLFRNAKKVEVYELNEAVTVYIIDDKPLVAKLMIKMDTGTKEYIIPLLTYFYINPAYMPNYPVITVDDGAVPHIVNGADVMRPGIKEISGNFNTGDVLLIRDLKGRYIAIGVSLMSVDEMRNTTKGKVIKVIHHLNDKLWSLAKELIKQ; encoded by the coding sequence GTGGTTAAGAGATACTTCCTCAGCAATAAGGACATTAAGGAGCTAAGCAATGCAGTGGGTGAGTTAGGGTCATTGTTCAGGAATGCCAAGAAGGTCGAGGTTTATGAATTAAACGAGGCGGTCACCGTGTACATAATAGATGATAAACCACTCGTGGCTAAACTAATGATAAAAATGGACACAGGCACAAAGGAATACATAATACCACTACTAACATACTTCTACATCAACCCAGCCTATATGCCTAATTATCCAGTGATTACTGTCGATGATGGCGCAGTGCCCCACATCGTCAACGGAGCTGATGTAATGAGACCAGGCATTAAGGAGATCAGTGGTAACTTCAATACCGGTGATGTATTACTAATAAGGGACCTAAAGGGCAGATACATAGCCATTGGAGTATCGTTAATGTCGGTAGATGAAATGAGAAACACAACTAAGGGTAAGGTCATTAAGGTAATACATCATCTTAATGATAAACTGTGGAGTCTCGCAAAGGAATTAATCAAGCAATAG